Within Spinacia oleracea cultivar Varoflay chromosome 4, BTI_SOV_V1, whole genome shotgun sequence, the genomic segment GTTTGGggagagggaggagagagaaagcaggcggaggaaagagaggaggaaattaaaaaaaaactgttTGCCAACTAGAAACAAACACATGTCATGTTAGACTTGTTATACCGATTAGGCGGCTACCAAAGGCTAAGGACCAATTTAAGAAGACAACCTTTAAAAGTGTGATTGTTACCAATTAATTAAAGGTAGAAGTTTGACCACATTTATTCTTAACATATAAAgacaaattttgaattttaattatgattgAGTTAatctaaatatttattttcgaaATATCTGATTTATacaatttttattaatatataattaaagatattgataATTAAAgttagtacttcctccgttttttactTGTACCATTTgcaatctatatattatactaaaagagaggaaatcaatttggtgatgacaaatgtcactcacattgatttcctctcttttaatataaataaataattttttttctaagTTTCTCTATTAAATAAAAATCTATTATGGACAACATAATATTAGATTTTCTAAATAAAAAGAAAGTCGGCATATGAGGATTAATTATTACTGATTTACTGCCATATGAAAACTAAAAGCAATAACGAAAAATTATTAGTACAAATAGGATTAcattagcttaatttgtaattttgatattttgcttATAAGGTCTCAAAAGCTACGAAGTATATACCTATATATACCTATTGTTACACGTAGTATATAAGTGAACTAATCACGTTTAATTTGGTGACTAAAAAGTTTTTATGGTTTCAgaaaatttgtttttattttcataaaaattgaaatgattaCGGGAACCATGAAGAAAAATCATTAATGTTATTAACCATTAATAATTCCATTATCTTCACAACCTTAAGGATTCTGTCCATTTATTATTAGGTACACATCCTTGAGGACCGTCTCTGATTTTGTTTTCCATATGGAGAGGATTATTTCCATTACCCCTatatattttctattttcaaacaAAGTTAGAGCATGTTTGGTATAGTGTTTCCAAAGGATGGAAATGAATAACACTTAACTATTTCCATTACCTAATGTTTGGTATAAGAGGTATGATAACGCAATCTCTATTAAATAAAGATCTATTATGGACTACATAATATTAGATTTTCTAAAGAAAGAAAACTATGCATATACGGATTAATTAACTAAATATACTattgattttatttatatataacaTGGATATCTTTACATTTTACAGAGTACATGTCtattttttattgtattttattCTATATATACAGTATTGGACCTACTATCTATATCCGATATCTATATATATTGTACTAAACGAGATGAAATCAATGTCGAGCTGACATATATCGCTCTCTGATTCTTCTGTCTTattcatataaaacatttataaaaaataaaatatttgatctataattattttgttaactttcacGTGATAAACATATTTGATTTTGTTTtcctcaaaaagaaaaaaattcattttacACATGGGGAATATTTTGTAAATTATCTTTCTAtattttggtaaaaaaaatataaccaCTATAAGATTatcattttataaaaaattaaccCATTATATGAAGTACGTAGTAGGATTTTTACAAAAAATTTAAGAGTAGTCTACTGaatataaataaatttttaaaaaatcaaatatgaataagagtgtataaaaaaaattactatattaCTCTAGAATATTTTTACAATTAAATTTGATAATTATAACTGGCATTGATTGAACtattttatacgtagtatattagCAACTAAATTCGCTAAGTCATTGATATAGGGTAATATTTtactatgttaaaaaaaattatgtaactTCCTTAAACATGAACAAAACCCGTGTAGAATCTATATACTCTCACATAAGTTCTCAATTATGTAATTCCTCAAATTTTTAGATGCAACTCTTTGATTTTTACactaactatatatatatatataataaaatatttgatTCTATAACTATTTTGTTAACTTCAACCACATAAAAATATTTGATTATATTTTCCGTAAATAAAAGATTTCATTCTAAGGAAaaatacatttatatatgtaaatggtGCATCACACTTGAGGATGGGAgagtttggattttagattgggtTGACCACTAAGATAAACAtagatgattgactaatatTGACTAACAAATAGAGATTTGTTGGTGGTGGACgggtataaggataacatgtacccacCTTGGTGATGGGACGAATATGAATTGATTAGATTTGAGAATACTCACCCATCCTAATTATTTAtataacttttaaatatttttatcaatattatagctACCACAATCAATTTTAATACTACATACTTCGTAACAAATTTATGTCAATATATTAAAAAGTTAGTTGAAAGGAAAAGTGAAATATTTATCGAATATAGAGATGTCATATTGTTAGTGGGGAGGGTTTTTTTGGGAGATCCCCGTGCATCCGCCCTAGGTACGCGGGGACGGAGGAAAGTTTGGTGGGTGATTGATTTTAAAAAAGTATTTGTCGTGGGTGACGGGGCGATGATGGATTTTAACTAGATTGGATTAGTTCGCGTCGCTAATCTTTCatctaatttattatttatattaaaaaaatacggagtaacttctaacttacatattataatgttttgtttaatTACTCAATTACTCTAATCAGACAAAGGAATTGTCAAAGACTttagaatagagttttaaaattcaaaactctcttaccaaaaaagATATTTAGTCTAGAGGTGGGTTTAAGACGAGTGTGGATACACGAAATAGGGTGATGAAGAGGGGatgcattttattttgtacATCTCGAGACGGGGATTGGGAGGGGTAGTTATCGTTCCTGTCGTAGATGGAGGGGATGAAGATAGGCCCACCCCGCCTCGGTCATCTATAACTGAATAAAGTAATTGGTGTAGGTAGGTGGTAATTGATCGGGTAATAAGGTTGATAAGACGATTGTGCAAGTATTAAGTGGGTATTACTATCGAAGTGAAGGATGCACGAGATAACTTTATATTTGACACAAGTGCTGAATgagaaagaaaataattttatctatgtacctttttttttttataattgttttaataagtaagacatcgaatgaaaaataaaaaattaatccaccataaaaattaatatggaatatctataaactctattttgatgataacTGTCTACCATATtctatataaatttatatttaggtTGTAAACCATGCATCGCACAGGTACTAATGTACTATACTAGTTTTACACTATTTAtcatttttttgtgatttatacaaaATGAATTATATAGTAATGTTGGATCTTGTTAGATACTtctcgatatatatttttaaaatatcaactttttataatattaGCTGTtgtataattagagatattaatggctAAAGATTTGCATCGACAAGCGTGAACAGTGTTACCTGGTTCGCCCCTAACCCCCGCGAACCGGTTCGCCTGTACCGATTCACGGTTCTCCGGCGATCCAATTCACGATTTTTCACGAACCAAATCAAAACCCTAGTTTTAACGATTGGAAGTCCGGGAAGGCGATAGAAGATAAAATATGTTGGGGCTTTTGTTTGAGAAGTACATATGTGTTGATTCCTACCGTcaattgttgtttttgttgttcttttgtcTTGCTGAAAATAATAGCCATGGATGAGGTCGAGGTTGAACAGCTGAAGAATGAAGATGGTGGTtggtttttatttgttttatttctttttacttATTTTGTACTTTTTGTTTTATTCTTGTACTTTTTGTTTGTACATGAGTCACTATTTTATTAAATGTAGACCCATTATTCTAttactttttgttttttcttgtacTTTAAATGTAGACATGAGTCaataagttttatttttttgcatcGACTTTGAGGGGACACTTTGAGGGGACCCATGACTTTGATCTTTAATTGATGTGGTAGCTAGAGTTTAGGCGTTAATTTGgattaccaaaataaaataaaatccatACCCTTCTCGTGAACCTAAAATCAGCTACCCGCGAACCCGAACTCGTACCCCGTACCGAAGCGAACCACGAACCTGGTAACTCTGAGCGTGAAACATCaaatggtgcaagtaaaaaaaaggaaacggaTTTTACATAAATCGTGAAGAAAGTCAATATGATGCATCTGTTGTGAAACGAAGGAAGTATTGTATGAAAGTTATCTAATACAAATAAAGATAATTTTGGTTCGTAAGTTGACGTGTTTTAGACTAGTAGCTCTTTAAAAGGTAAATTTATTGAATGCTACGATATTCTTTTTAAGGCTAGCACCTTGTTGATCAAGAAAAAAGTttgacaaaattcaagaatAGAATCTATCAAAAATTTGCTTTCTGTATTAGCCAGCTCAACATGATATGCAAATAATGATGCAGTTCTTTGATTTATGATTTGTTGTAGTTTCGTTAACTGAAATTCCAAAATCTGACTCGCTGCCCAAATAGCTCTTCTTTTTTGGTAGGTTTTAGTTTGCTGCATTCATCTTTCGGTTATTAATCCATGTCATCATGATCATTTAGACAAAACAACTAAAATCAATGTTGTGAAATTATGTTTTGAAACCATGAGTACGCAAAAGACAGTTAGTCCTTCAAAAAGTTCAACAAGTGAAAATTTTGTTATAATTGGGATGCTGCATGTCGCTGCTAATAATGTGTTGAACGCTGGTACTTGTACATTGAGTTGTTTTTATTATAACTTTTTGAGGTGTCTTCCTAGGAGTGGTATATATTTTTATGCATGCACAGTAATCCGTGTCTTCTTTTCTCAGAATTCATGGAGAAGCCTACCTACCTTAAGTTCCTTGTTTCAAATGCTGCTGCTGGTTCAGTTATTGGGAAAGGTGGGTCAACGATCACTGATTTTCAGAAAGACTCTGGGGCTCGAATTCAGTTGTCACGCAATCAGGAATACTTTCCAGGGACAGCTGACAGAATAATTATGATATCTGGGAAGATAGATGATGTACTGAAGGCTATGGACCTTATCCTCAACAAACTGCTTAGTGAGGTAAAGTTGGTCTAGCAAGTTTAGGAATTTAACAATAAACTGGATGAATCTTAGAAGTTTTCTATTGATCAGATTCAATCTGAAGATGGTGATGATGCTGACCAAATATCAAAAGTTAGGCTTGTAGTCCCAAACAACTGTTGTGGTGCCATTATTGGCAAGAGTGGAGCCACGATAAAGTACGCCGTTCTGGATTTTCTTGATCTTGGAAGTTTCTCCAGTTGCATTAATAATTATTCTGTTTAATTGCAAATAGTAACGTTGATATCTTTGCACTTCTACATGGATAATGGCTAATTACTCCCTTCGTTCTTTTTGGTTTGTCCTGTTTTCTTTTTTCACAGTTTCCAATGCAATATTGTAATAACAATATCTAGGTACATATTACAAAAAGGTATAAATTTTTTGCTATTTTTAAACTAAAaatcgagacgaatctaacaagatcccacatacttatgttttttcatatattcattgttaaaatattaaatttcatTTGCATTGGAATCTCTCAAGATTCAAACAAGACAATCAAAagaggacggagggagtacaaagtTGTGCACAGTTTAGGTTGATTAGGTGATAAGGAAATCCAAAATTTCTGGTAATAGTAGTAATATTGCTGGACTCTAGTGTATTATTGAAAGGCGATGTGTTTAGATACTTAGAAGTTAtaattggggggggggggggtctcAACGGGGTTGGTGGCTTCATAATAAACAATGTGAACAATAACCATacttgataaataaaagtgataAAACTGACAAAGGAGAGCTAAAGATGAAAATACTTGATATTTGGTTATTAATAAACTAGTTACGGCATAATAAAGGTACGAATATGCACATGTGCAAAACAAGAAGGAAGAAAGAAAGTCTGGTTTTGTAGTGCAATAAAATGTAATTGAGTGTCGTGTGCTCGTTGAGGCGAATTAAGACAGTTTTTAAGGAAGCTAACCCACAAACTTTTGCTTTTTCATTTTTCCCTCGTATTCTTTTACTTACTAAATTGTTGCTGATGTTAATAATCTTTACTTCTTTCATTTGCCCCTTTGCCTATTTCTTTTGACAAACTAAATTTAAAAATCCTACAGAAAGAAATTGAAAAGGGTAGCTATTTTATTTGGACTCTTCGTATATTTTATGTACTCTTGTTGGATGTCTGATTTGACTCTTAGACATGGCTATGAATCATTTTCTGACACATCCATTGTTAGCAGGGCACCTCAATTATTTTGAATGACATATAGGGAAAAATCTAAAAGCATAGGGGAAGAGAAGAGTAAGTTATGATTATTTGCTTTCAAATGGGTTGGAGTTAATACTTTTAACAAGACAATGGCCAACTTCAATTTTATATATTCTTTTATAATATGAACGCTACATGAAGAATTCCTTTTAGGATGTGGAATATGTTTCAGAATGTCCCACATTCATCTCCAGGTAGATACCTTAACCATACTAACATATTCTTGTTTGGGTAGAATAGAAGAGAATGGGTTTTAGGGAAGGTGGACAAGTTATTTGGATTTGGTAAGTCTTGGCCTAACAATCGTCATTCATTAATTAAGTTACAATGGGAGAGGAGAAAAATAAGAAAGGCCTCCCCTTTAGTTTAAGGGTTCACTTATGTGAATATTTACCATTAATCATTACAAATGCTATTAGAAAAATATTGTCTGGAGATTAATAGAGAAGCTGAGCGCATGTGTTTGTGCGGTTATGTGTTTGTGtgcatgtgtgtgtgtgtgcgtgtgtttGTTTGCACATTGCTTTCCATGGTTTGGTTTCTGAGCCAGTACTTAACTGTAAACAGGTCATTTATTGAAGACTCTCAAGCTGGCATAAAGATATCCCCCCAAGACAATAACTATATTGGGTTGACTGATAGAGTTGTCACGCTGACAGGTTCTTTTGAGGAACAGATGCGAGCTATTGATCTTATTTTGTCCAAGCTATCAGAAGATTCTCTTTACTTGCAGTCCATGAATGCTCCTCTTTCATACCCAGGTATAAGTATAACTGTGTTACCTGATTAGTCCCTCCCATTATTTAGACTGAAGTGACCTTCTGAAATAACCTACTTTCACACttcttatttttaaaatatttaaggATCAGCTTATTATGTTGTGCATATAAATCAAGCTTTTCTATCCTGGTCAAACTGTCTCTTCAAACCAGAATAGAATAGTGTTTGATATGTAAGAACAAATTAGTAATCTAATTGATGTTTGAAAGGAAAGCTAAGGCTAACCGTAACCTTCTCCTGAGCATGGGGTTCCAAGACCTTGGATCGCTTAGTCAAAGGGTTTTAATGCTACAAAAGAGGATGAGGTTGTAAAATTGGACTGCTACCAGGAAGATTTTGATGGTGGATGGTGAGGTTTCATTTTATCCATCCAGGGAATAAAAATTTGTTGATTGACAAACTCCATATAAAGGGAAATAAAAGTGTAGTTACATTTTCTTGGAAATTTTGCTTGGAAAGTTGTTAGCTTATAGTATTAGGAAGCACTTTCTTTGACTTTTGGCAGTTTGTGAAAAGAGGAGTAATACTACTTATACTAGGCGTGCAGCATTTGGTATGCATGGAACTTGCAGGCTGGAAATCTATAGGAGATGAGTTTAGTCTGAGATGTCAATTTGTTAATTTGACTAAAGGTAGGCGGTGTTTCTGCCCAGAACATGAATATGAATTCTAGACACTAGGTTTGGGTGGTTTTGCATTTTTGCTGCACTAGTACATGAGTAAGGATGGTAATGCACCTATGGGTTGTTGTATGGTGTATGCATGTAGCAAGCTAATGTGAAGATATGCATCTAGAAGTGGTTGTTTTGTCTGTTACTCCTTCTGTCTTATTAAGAGAATGAAATATTAAATCTTTTTTGCTTGTTAGTGGTATCCCTCTCCCCCCCACGGCCCCACCCCCAGCACCCACCCACATACTTTTAACAAATGTGCTTTTGACTATGAAACtgtcatgtttgttgttgaatacttcaatcaaTATATTCTATGAGAGTGTTTTTATTGGTAGCCAAAAGGCTAGTCTCCATTACA encodes:
- the LOC110797375 gene encoding protein BTR1 isoform X2, whose protein sequence is MESPDSSTYISSPKRSGSPKSPNSEFMEKPTYLKFLVSNAAAGSVIGKGGSTITDFQKDSGARIQLSRNQEYFPGTADRIIMISGKIDDVLKAMDLILNKLLSEIQSEDGDDADQISKVRLVVPNNCCGAIIGKSGATIKSFIEDSQAGIKISPQDNNYIGLTDRVVTLTGSFEEQMRAIDLILSKLSEDSLYLQSMNAPLSYPVGTAGYNANYGPNGVAARYPSNKEDRGNSLTIGVADEHIGVVVGRGGRNILEISQASGARIKISDRGDFMSGTSNRKVTITGSLGAIRTAEAMINQKVASVIER
- the LOC110797375 gene encoding protein BTR1 isoform X1 is translated as MESPDSSTYISSPKRSGSPKSPNSEFMEKPTYLKFLVSNAAAGSVIGKGGSTITDFQKDSGARIQLSRNQEYFPGTADRIIMISGKIDDVLKAMDLILNKLLSEIQSEDGDDADQISKVRLVVPNNCCGAIIGKSGATIKSFIEDSQAGIKISPQDNNYIGLTDRVVTLTGSFEEQMRAIDLILSKLSEDSLYLQSMNAPLSYPGVLFAGFHRVPYAYVHPPVGTAGYNANYGPNGVAARYPSNKEDRGNSLTIGVADEHIGVVVGRGGRNILEISQASGARIKISDRGDFMSGTSNRKVTITGSLGAIRTAEAMINQKVASVIES